One Exiguobacterium sp. BMC-KP genomic window, GAACCTCAAAGGAGACGTCACTGAAACAACAGTGGGTGCCTTGTTACCAGGAGCATTCACGAAAGGGGATTTACATGTTTAAAGAAGGATTCAAATCGGGCTTTGTCTCGATCATCGGACGCCCGAACGTCGGAAAATCGACATTCCTCAATCGCGTCATTGGACAAAAGATTGCCATCATGTCTGATAAACCGCAAACGACGCGTAATAAGATTCAAGGTGTCTATACGACAGAAGATGTTCAAACGATCTTCATCGATACACCAGGGATTCACAAACCAAAACATAAACTCGGCGATTTCATGATGAAGGTCGCGACGAACGCTTTGCGTGAAGTCGATGCGATTTTATTCATGGTCAACGTGACGGAACCAAAAGGAAAAGGTGACGACTTCATCATTGAAAAATTGAAGGAACTCGATACACCAATCATTCTCGTCATGAATAAGGTCGACTTGATTCATCCGAATGATATTCCGCCAATCATCGAGTCATACAAAAATGAACTCGAGTTTGCGGCAGTCGTTCCGATCTCTGCGCTTCAAGGCAATAATGTTGAACCATTGCTTGAAGAAATCGCGAAGATTCTACCAGAAGGACCGATGTATTATCCTGCGGATCAAGTCACCGATCACCCGGAACGCTTCATCATCTCGGAAATGATCCGCGAGAAAGTCTTGCAAAAGACACGCGACGAAGTACCACACTCGATTGCAGTTGCGATTGATCAAATCAAGACGCGCGAGAACGGGAACATGGTTGATGTTCATGCGACGATCTTAATTGAGCGGGATTCTCAAAAAGGAATCATCATCGGAAAGCGTGGCGCACTTCTAAAAGAAATCGGTTCTGAAGCACGAACGGACATCGAGATGTTACTCGGGACGAAAGTCTACTTGAACTTGTGGGTCAAAGTCCAAAAGGATTGGCGGAACAAGGCAGGTCAATTGCGTGAACTTGGCTTCCGCGATGACGAGTATTAAGCGATGATTGATAAGGCGGAAGGGCTTGTATTACGAACGGTCGTATATGGTGAATCGAATAAGATCGTCACGCTACTGACACGTGAATTCGGCAAGCTCGCCGTCATGGCGCGAGGAGCGAAGAAACCTGGGAGTCGTTTTAACGCGGCGAGCCAACCTTTCGTCCGAGCCGTCTATATCTATCCACGGTCACGTGGTCTCGGTCAGTTGAAATCGGCAGATGTCATCACGAGCCATGCGCATATCCGGCAAGATGTTGTCTTGATGGCATATGCGATGTATTTGCTTGAGCTTGCGGATAAGGCGCTTGATGAACGGGTGCCACAACCGGCGCTGTATGATTTATTCGTTGAAGGACTTGAGGCGATGGATGACGGACTCGATCCAGACGTTGTCTCCTTCATCATCGAGTTACGTCTATTGCGCCACTTAGGGATTGCACCGCACTTGAATGGATGTACGATTTGCGGAAGTACAGAAGCACCATTTGCTTTTTCGCTGCACCATGGAGGTCTGTTATGTCGTCGTCATCGCCACGAGGATGAACATGCTGTCTTCATGACGGAAGCGGTCGCGAAGATGTTGTACGTATTTTCCGTTTACGATTTTTCACGGATCGGTACCGTGACGGTAAAGCCGGAAACGAAGCGTTTGTTGCGTCAAATCATGGATGCTTATATGGAACGCTACAGCGGGTTGCGTCTGCGGTCAAAACGCGTTCTCGACCAGTTGATTGATTTCGGCAACGATTGACAGCAACAAGCGGGTTCGGTAGAATGAATGCGGAAGAAGCAACTAAATGAACACGATGACGAAAAGGAGTACCGTCTTTTTCTCAATTAAGCGATTCCAGGGTGGTGTGAGCTGGAAGTGAGAGGGGCGCGAACGGCGTTTCGGAGTGTTCTTTGTCAAAAAGAGTGGCATGCGATGCATGCAAGTAGGGTGGAACCGCGGGCTTGTCTCGTCCCTATGTGCAACGATTGTTGTACATAGGGGCGTTTTTTGCGTTCCCTAATCATTTCGGAGGTGAAAGTCGTGAAGATGACAGTACAAGACATGATCTTGACATTACAAAAATTTTGGGCAGAACAAGGCTGCTTGACGATGCAAGCATACGACGTAGAAAAAGGAGCCGGTACGATGAATCCGATGACGTTCTTACGGAGTCTCGGACCAGAACCATGGAACGTCTGTTATACAGAACCATCACGTCGTCCAGCAGATGGTCGTTACGGAGAAAATCCAAACCGTCTATACCAACACCATCAGTTCCAAGTCATCATGAAACCATCGCCTGATAACATTCAGGAATTATACTTACAAAGTCTCGAATTACTCGGCATCAACCCACTCGAACACGATATTCGTTTCGTAGAAGATAACTGGGAGAACCCGACGTTTGGTGCTGCTGGTCTCGGTTGGGAAGTATGGCTGAACGGAATGGAAATCACGCAGTTCACGTACTTCCAACAAGTCGGAGGAATCGAGTGTAATCCGATCGCAGTAGAAATCACTTACGGAATCGAGCGTCTCGCTTCGTACATTCAAGATGTCGAAAGCGTGTTTGATCTCGTTTGGACAGATGGCTTCAAATACGGTGACATCTTCTATCAACCAGAATTTGAACACTCGAAGTATACGTTTGAAACATCAGATGTCGCATTGCTCTTTACGTTGTTCGATCAATACGAAAAAGAAGCAAATCGTGCTTTGGATGAGAACCTCGTTTTCCCGGCATATGATTACATCTTGAAGTGTTCACATACCTTTAACCTCCTCGATGCAAAAGGAGCGATCTCTGTCACGGAACGAACAGGATTCATTCATCGTGTTCGGAACATGTCGCGCCGTTGTGCGCAAAGTTTCATCGAAGAACGGGAACGTCTTGGCTTCCCATTGATCAAGTCGAAAGCAGGTGAGTCACATGCATGAATTATTACTTGAAATCGGTTTAGAAGAGATGCCGGCTCGATTCGTCCTTCAATCGGAAACACAACTTAAGGAGCGCGTGACGCGTTTCCTCGAAGAAGCACGGATTGAGTTTGCAAGCGTCGAATCATTCTCGACGCCACGCCGTCTAGCAGTTTACGTCAAGGGTCTCGCAGCGCGTCAGAGTGACCTCGAAGAAACATTAAAAGGACCAGCAAAACGCATCGCGATGGACGAAGCAGGGAACTGGACGAAAGCAGCAGAAGGATTTGCGCGCGGTAAAGGATTAACGACGGATGATCTCTTCCTTGGTGAAGAAAAAGGAGTCGAGTACCTATATGCGACGCGTAAGGAAGTCGGACAAGCGACAGCAGATCTGCTTCCTGGCTTAAAACAAGTCGTTGAAGCAATGACATTCCCGAAAAACATGCGTTGGAGTACACAATCATTGCGTTATATGCGTCCGATTCGTTGGTTGATCGCTTTGCTTGATGATCAAGTCATCCCGTTTGAAGTTGCATCTGTCGAAACAGGTCGGACGTCACGTGGACATCGTTTCCTCGGACAAGATATCACGATCTTGCGTCCAAATGCCTATGTCGAAGCACTTGCTGGCGAACACGTCATTGTTAGTTACGAAGAACGTCGCCAGTTAATTGAAGAACAAATTAAAGCACTCGCGGCACGTGAACAATTCGAAGTACCAATCGATGCTACATTACTTGAAGAAGTCACGAACCTTGTCGAGTATCCGACAGCTCTGTTTGGTGCGTTCGATGAAGCGTACCTTGAGTTACCAGAAGAAGTCTTGATCACGACGATGAAAGAACACCAACGCTACTTCCCAGTTAAACGTAACGATACGTTGCTTCATTACTTCGTGACGGTACGAAACGGAAACGCCACACACATTGAAAACGTGGCACGCGGAAATGAAAAAGTCATCCGTGCCCGTTTGGCAGATGCGCAATTTTTCTATGAAGAAGATAAAAAAGCAGATATCGATGAACAAGCGAAACGTCTCGATAAAATCGTCTTCCATGAAAAATTAGGAACGACAGGAGAAAAAGTCCGTCGTGTTCGCCAAATGGCACTCGCACTTGCCGATCGTGTTGGAGCAGATAAAACACGTGTCGAACGAGCAGGACAAATCTATAAATTCGATCTCGTCAGTCAAATGGTCTATGAATTCACTGAATTACAGGGTCTGATGGGTGAACGATATGCAAACATGAAAAATGAAGATGCAGAAGTCGCGGCTGCGATTCGCGAACACTACATGCCGCGCTTTGCGGGAGATGCAAGTCCGGAAACGCCGACAGGAACGCTTTATGCGATTCTCGATAAGATGGATAGCGTCGCTGGATTCTTTGGTGTTGGCATGATTCCAAGTGGGTCAGCGGATCCATATGCATTACGTCGTCAAGCGCAAGGGATCGTTCAGATTTTATCGGATCGTAAGTTGAGCCTGACATTAACAGAACTGATTGCCTTCGTCGTTTCGGAACAAGTGGTAGAAGGTCTTTATACGAAGGATGCCGAAGAAGTTCAAGCTGCATTACAAGATTTCTTTGCACAACGCTTGAAGTACCGTCTATCGGAAATGAACTTCCGTCATGATGTCGTTGAAGCCGCTCTTGATCATACATTGACGGTTGAAGCGAATGAACAGCGTGCTACGATGCTTGAAGGTGCAACGAAGAAAGAGTCATTTAAGAAAACGGTCGAACAATTGAGTCGTGTCTTGAACATTTCGAAGAAGGCAGAACAGGTAACAGCTGTTGATCCAACACTCTTTGAAAATGATGCGGAACGCGCATTGCATGAGGCAATCGAGAAGACGTTACCAGAAGTTGAACAAGCGATTGCTGTACTCGACTATGAACGAGCACTGACAGCACTCGAGGCAACTGTTCCGTCGATCACGGCATATTTTGACGGTACGATGATCATGACGGATGACGAAACGGTCCGTACGAACCGCCTCAGCGAAATGAAACGATTTGCGGAAGCCATCGAATCAGTCGCTAGGTTCAATGCACTTACTTTAGCGTAAAGAAAAAGGACGGATGAGCCGATGAAGTTAAATGAACGGCAAAAAAAGATACTCCAAATCGTCAAAGAGAACGGTCCGATCACGGGAGAGCAGATTGCGGCAGCGCTCTCCCTGACGCGGGCGACGCTCCGACCCGATTTATCTATTTTAACGATGACCGGCATGTTAGAAGCACGTCCGCGCGTCGGCTATATGTACGTCGGGAAGAAAAATGCTTCCATGCTTCACGAGAAACTCGACACCTTGACCGTAGGTGAATTCATGTCATCGGCAAAGGTCATTCACGAAGGGATGACCGTGTACGATGCGATCGTCCACTTATTTTTGGAAGATGTCGGTTCTCTGTTCGTTGTCAGTAAGGATCACGCGTTAGTCGGTGTCTTGTCACGTAAGGATTTTCTACGTGCGGCAATCGGTAATCAAGAATTAGACTCGTTACCTGTTAATATCATCATGACACGGATGCCGAATTTAACGGTGTGTGAAAAGTCTGAGACGTTGATTGGTGCCGGTATGAAATTGATTGAAAAGCAGATTGATTCGATGCCTGTCGTCGAAGAAGAGAACGGAGTCTTAAAAGTCGTTGGTCGAATGACGAAAACGAATATGACGAAAGTATTGGTCGCGTTAGCACGTGATGAAGAAATTTAAGGAGGGTTCCTGATGCGTCAACGGATTTATGTCGTGAGTGACTCTGTCGGAGAGACGTGTGAGC contains:
- the recO gene encoding DNA repair protein RecO is translated as MIDKAEGLVLRTVVYGESNKIVTLLTREFGKLAVMARGAKKPGSRFNAASQPFVRAVYIYPRSRGLGQLKSADVITSHAHIRQDVVLMAYAMYLLELADKALDERVPQPALYDLFVEGLEAMDDGLDPDVVSFIIELRLLRHLGIAPHLNGCTICGSTEAPFAFSLHHGGLLCRRHRHEDEHAVFMTEAVAKMLYVFSVYDFSRIGTVTVKPETKRLLRQIMDAYMERYSGLRLRSKRVLDQLIDFGND
- the glyS gene encoding glycine--tRNA ligase subunit beta, whose amino-acid sequence is MHELLLEIGLEEMPARFVLQSETQLKERVTRFLEEARIEFASVESFSTPRRLAVYVKGLAARQSDLEETLKGPAKRIAMDEAGNWTKAAEGFARGKGLTTDDLFLGEEKGVEYLYATRKEVGQATADLLPGLKQVVEAMTFPKNMRWSTQSLRYMRPIRWLIALLDDQVIPFEVASVETGRTSRGHRFLGQDITILRPNAYVEALAGEHVIVSYEERRQLIEEQIKALAAREQFEVPIDATLLEEVTNLVEYPTALFGAFDEAYLELPEEVLITTMKEHQRYFPVKRNDTLLHYFVTVRNGNATHIENVARGNEKVIRARLADAQFFYEEDKKADIDEQAKRLDKIVFHEKLGTTGEKVRRVRQMALALADRVGADKTRVERAGQIYKFDLVSQMVYEFTELQGLMGERYANMKNEDAEVAAAIREHYMPRFAGDASPETPTGTLYAILDKMDSVAGFFGVGMIPSGSADPYALRRQAQGIVQILSDRKLSLTLTELIAFVVSEQVVEGLYTKDAEEVQAALQDFFAQRLKYRLSEMNFRHDVVEAALDHTLTVEANEQRATMLEGATKKESFKKTVEQLSRVLNISKKAEQVTAVDPTLFENDAERALHEAIEKTLPEVEQAIAVLDYERALTALEATVPSITAYFDGTMIMTDDETVRTNRLSEMKRFAEAIESVARFNALTLA
- the era gene encoding GTPase Era, with amino-acid sequence MFKEGFKSGFVSIIGRPNVGKSTFLNRVIGQKIAIMSDKPQTTRNKIQGVYTTEDVQTIFIDTPGIHKPKHKLGDFMMKVATNALREVDAILFMVNVTEPKGKGDDFIIEKLKELDTPIILVMNKVDLIHPNDIPPIIESYKNELEFAAVVPISALQGNNVEPLLEEIAKILPEGPMYYPADQVTDHPERFIISEMIREKVLQKTRDEVPHSIAVAIDQIKTRENGNMVDVHATILIERDSQKGIIIGKRGALLKEIGSEARTDIEMLLGTKVYLNLWVKVQKDWRNKAGQLRELGFRDDEY
- a CDS encoding helix-turn-helix transcriptional regulator: MKLNERQKKILQIVKENGPITGEQIAAALSLTRATLRPDLSILTMTGMLEARPRVGYMYVGKKNASMLHEKLDTLTVGEFMSSAKVIHEGMTVYDAIVHLFLEDVGSLFVVSKDHALVGVLSRKDFLRAAIGNQELDSLPVNIIMTRMPNLTVCEKSETLIGAGMKLIEKQIDSMPVVEEENGVLKVVGRMTKTNMTKVLVALARDEEI
- the glyQ gene encoding glycine--tRNA ligase subunit alpha; protein product: MTVQDMILTLQKFWAEQGCLTMQAYDVEKGAGTMNPMTFLRSLGPEPWNVCYTEPSRRPADGRYGENPNRLYQHHQFQVIMKPSPDNIQELYLQSLELLGINPLEHDIRFVEDNWENPTFGAAGLGWEVWLNGMEITQFTYFQQVGGIECNPIAVEITYGIERLASYIQDVESVFDLVWTDGFKYGDIFYQPEFEHSKYTFETSDVALLFTLFDQYEKEANRALDENLVFPAYDYILKCSHTFNLLDAKGAISVTERTGFIHRVRNMSRRCAQSFIEERERLGFPLIKSKAGESHA